One region of Mucilaginibacter gotjawali genomic DNA includes:
- a CDS encoding aspartate kinase, which translates to MLVFKFGGASVKDADGVVNLANVIKKFEGQELLIVVSAMGKTTNALEKLTKAYFDGDDTLHSIFEDLKNYHYTIMEQLFEPTNPVFDEVANTFVEIDWAIEDEPHDDFDFIYDQIVSIGELVSTRIVNAYLNEVGLKSAWLDVRGYVQTDNTYREGTVQWDKTCAAIQKDIPVLLQKGIVVTQGFLGGTSENFTTTLGREGSDYTASIFASCLGAESVTTWKDVPGVLNADPKFFEDTVKFDELSYTEAIEMTYYGASVIHPKTIKPLQNAKIPLLVKPFNDPEAPGTIIHENSANIFIKPVIILKHNQVLLSLSAKDYSFISEDHLSNIFRMFAQNQVKVNMMQTSALSFSVCFDYKEDRFKKLFDELSAGFKVKYNNNLTLITVRHYSADWLNELKAGKTILLEQLSRNTIQMAVK; encoded by the coding sequence ATGCTTGTTTTTAAATTCGGTGGGGCTTCTGTAAAAGATGCCGATGGCGTGGTTAACCTGGCCAATGTGATTAAAAAATTTGAGGGGCAGGAGTTGCTCATCGTGGTATCGGCCATGGGCAAAACAACAAATGCGCTTGAAAAGTTAACCAAAGCCTACTTTGATGGAGATGATACACTGCATAGTATCTTTGAAGATCTCAAAAATTACCATTACACCATAATGGAACAATTGTTCGAACCCACCAATCCTGTTTTTGACGAGGTAGCCAATACTTTTGTGGAAATAGACTGGGCGATAGAAGATGAACCGCACGACGATTTTGATTTTATTTACGACCAGATCGTATCTATTGGCGAATTGGTTTCAACGCGTATCGTTAACGCTTATTTAAATGAAGTTGGCTTAAAAAGCGCCTGGCTGGATGTGCGCGGCTATGTTCAAACAGATAATACTTACCGCGAGGGAACGGTACAATGGGACAAAACCTGCGCTGCTATTCAAAAAGACATCCCCGTATTATTGCAGAAAGGCATTGTGGTAACGCAAGGCTTTTTAGGGGGCACCTCCGAGAACTTCACCACCACGCTGGGCCGCGAGGGCTCGGATTATACGGCTTCCATATTTGCATCGTGTTTAGGGGCCGAATCTGTAACTACCTGGAAAGATGTGCCGGGGGTACTCAATGCCGACCCCAAGTTTTTTGAGGATACCGTTAAATTTGATGAACTATCCTATACAGAAGCGATTGAGATGACCTACTATGGCGCCAGTGTGATTCACCCTAAAACTATCAAACCGCTGCAAAATGCTAAAATACCGCTGCTGGTGAAGCCATTTAATGACCCGGAAGCACCCGGTACGATCATCCACGAAAACAGCGCAAACATTTTCATCAAGCCGGTAATTATACTAAAACATAACCAGGTATTGCTTTCGCTCTCGGCTAAAGACTACTCCTTTATTTCAGAAGATCATTTAAGTAACATTTTTAGAATGTTTGCCCAAAACCAGGTAAAAGTAAATATGATGCAAACATCCGCATTAAGCTTTTCTGTTTGTTTTGATTATAAAGAAGATCGTTTTAAAAAGCTTTTTGATGAATTAAGCGCAGGATTTAAAGTTAAATACAATAACAACCTTACATTAATTACAGTAAGGCATTACAGTGCAGATTGGTTAAATGAGCTAAAAGCCGGTAAAACAATATTGCTGGAGCAATTGAGCAGAAATACCATTCAGATGGCTGTTAAATAG
- a CDS encoding GNAT family N-acetyltransferase → MNVKIRIAKKEDCPRLLELVNELALFERAPEEVTVTLQEFEDAGFGEKPVWKAFVAEVDGSIVAFAVYYIRYSTWKGCRMYLEDLIVTEAMRGKGVGKLLFDRLIVEAKEMGFNGMAWQVLDWNEPAIKFYKKYEAGIEAGWLNGSLSKEQLLSFEL, encoded by the coding sequence ATGAACGTAAAAATACGAATAGCAAAAAAAGAAGATTGCCCCCGGTTATTGGAACTGGTTAATGAACTTGCGCTTTTTGAAAGGGCACCGGAAGAGGTTACCGTTACCCTGCAGGAGTTTGAAGATGCCGGCTTTGGCGAAAAGCCCGTTTGGAAGGCGTTTGTTGCCGAAGTTGATGGCTCGATTGTAGCATTCGCCGTATACTATATCCGTTACTCTACCTGGAAGGGTTGCAGAATGTATTTGGAGGACCTGATCGTTACCGAAGCAATGCGCGGTAAAGGCGTCGGTAAATTATTATTCGACAGGCTGATCGTTGAGGCAAAAGAAATGGGCTTTAACGGAATGGCCTGGCAGGTGCTCGACTGGAACGAGCCTGCTATAAAATTCTATAAAAAATATGAAGCCGGTATAGAAGCAGGCTGGTTAAACGGATCTTTATCAAAGGAACAGTTGTTGAGTTTTGAGTTGTAA